From a single Arachis hypogaea cultivar Tifrunner chromosome 3, arahy.Tifrunner.gnm2.J5K5, whole genome shotgun sequence genomic region:
- the LOC112790959 gene encoding protein MICRORCHIDIA 7 → MDAFVKQELTGDVPNVPPGRTRTGAVSPIPPGSAVIQLSSSSDSDSEPDLDGLVAGVVESTISPGGGSPTKRRKMNDDGEVLPLGFLSPLPPPLSPSPAVLSLPAPQGASSSAHLNGTTSTSVAPTTRGSRQFWKAGDFDGAPSSSFESSSTVGMDHVRVHPKFLHSNATSHKWALGAFAELLDNSLDEVCNGATYVNVDMLVNKKDGTRMLLIEDNGGGMDPDKMRQCMSLGYSVKSKMANTIGQYGNGFKTSTMRLGADVIVFSRCSGKDGKSATQSIGLLSYTFLRSTGKEDIVVPMLDYERRGREWNKMLRTSIEDWNKNVETIVHWSPFSSETDLLRQFNLMKDHGTRVIIYNLWEDDQGELELDFDADPHDIQIRGVNREEKNIQMAKEYPNSRHFLTYRHSLRSYASILYLRLPPGFRIILRGKDIVHHNIVNDMMLSQEVTYRPQAGIDGIPKDSNMIAIVTIGFVKDAVHHIDVSGFNVYHKNRLIKPFWRLWNPAGSGGRGVIGVLEANFVEPAHDKQGFERTLVLSRLEAKLVQMQKSYWATNCHKIGYVSNRTRKQNNSSVDREASPDFVPEASKRKYSATNGKGTPLTSDQPHSQLNQKRSRKESEKYSAYKSSTSRMPNSSGQSSSAEDESDEITVVPKKQAKGSSQRTSLAEKSFGKENGSFPDIPSSGRSLRSARVSRKVQDVNDGEHPVSDSGALTLEKLQEENRELKKRLEKKEEEILGEVLEALQYEKERCKALETQLRDAGKKIEDLNKEQENLIDVFSEERDRRDAEEKSLRKKLQDASNTIQELLDKVRLLEKKSSAR, encoded by the exons ATGGATGCATTCGTCAAACAGGAACTCACCGGCGATGTTCCCAATGTGCCCCCAGGGAGGACCCGAACTGGTGCCGTTTCACCCATTCCTCCTGGCTCCGCAGTTATTCAACTCAGTAGCAGCAGCGATTCCGATTCGGAGCCGGATTTGGACGGTTTGGTCGCCGGGGTAGTAGAAAGCACCATTTCGCCCGGAGGAGGGAGTCCGACCAAGAGGCGCAAGATGAATGACGATGGAGAGGTTCTTCCCCTTGGATTTTTGAGCCCTCTCCCTCCGCCCTTATCGCCATCCCCTGCGGTGCTGTCGTTACCGGCGCCGCAGGGGGCTTCTTCTTCGGCGCATCTGAACGGGACCACGAGCACCAGCGTGGCGCCGACTACTAGGGGAAGCAGGCAGTTTTGGAAAGCCGGTGATTTCGACGGTGCTCCTTCCAGCAGCTTCGAATCATCTTCAACCG TTGGAATGGACCACGTCAGAGTTCATCCGAAGTTTCTGCATTCTAATGCCACAAGTCATAAGTGGGCTCTAGGAG CTTTTGCTGAGCTTTTGGATAACTCGTTGGATGAG GTTTGCAATGGCGCTACATATGTCAATGTAGATATGCTTGTAAATAAGAAAGATGGAACCAGGATGTTGCTGATTGAAG ATAATGGTGGTGGAATGGATCCAGATAAAATGCGTCAATGCATGTCACTGGGGTATTCAGTGAAAAGCAAAATGGCAAATACAATTGGGCAAT ATGGAAATGGCTTTAAAACAAGTACTATGAGGCTTGGGGCTGATGTGATAGTATTCTCTCGCTGCTCTGGCAAAGATGGGAAGAG TGCTACACAAAGCATAGGCTTGCTGTCTTACACATTTTTGAGGAGTACTGGGAAGGAAGACATTGTAGTACCCATG TTGGACTATGAAAGACGCGGACGGGAATGGAATAAGATGTTACGGACTTCTATTGAAGAttggaataaaaatgttgaaACAATTGTGCATTGGTCACCGTTTTCAAGTGAAACAGATCTTCTTCGTCAG TTCAATCTGATGAAGGATCACGGCACACGTGTAATTATATACAATCTTTGGGAGGATGACCAAGGAGAGCTGGAGCTTGATTTTGATGCAGATCCACAT GATATTCAAATCAGAGGCGTAAACAGAGAGGAGAAAAACATACAGATGGCTAAAGAGTATCCCAACTCAAGACACTTCTTAACTTATAGGCACTCTCTAAGG aGTTATGCCTCAATTTTATATTTGAGGCTTCCTCCAGGCTTCCGAATTATTCTTCGTGGGAAAGATATTGTGCATCACAATATAGTGAATGACATGATGTTGTCTCAGGAGGTGACATACAGGCCACAAGCTGGGATTGATGGGATCCCGAAGGATTCAAAT ATGATTGCTATTGTTACTATTGGATTTGTCAAGGACGCAGTTCATCATATTGATGTTTCAGGGTTCAATGTCTATCATAAGAATCGCCTCATTAAG CCATTCTGGAGGCTGTGGAATCCTGCAGGAAGTGGTGGTCGTGGGGTCATAG GTGTTTTAGAAGCCAACTTTGTTGAACCTGCTCATGATAAACAAGGCTTTGAGAGGACTTTAGTTTTATCTAGATTGGAAGCGAAATTGGTACAGATGCAGAAAAGTTACTG GGCCACTAACTGCCATAAAATTGGTTATGTCTCCAATCGAACCAGAAAACAAAACAACAGTTCAGTTGACAGAG AGGCATCACCTGATTTTGTCCCAGAAGCTTCAAAAAGGAAGTATTCTGCCACAAATGGCAAGGGAACTCCATTGACATCAGATCAACCACATTCACAATTAAATCAGAAACGGAGCCGAAAAGAATCAGAAAAATATAGTGCCTACAAGAGCTCGACATCAAGGATGCCAAACTCATCTGGACAATCGTCATCTGCTGAGGATGAGAGTGATGAAATTACTGTTGTACCCAAGAAACAAGCAAAAGGGAGCAGTCAGAGGACATCTCTAGCTGAAAAAtcatttggaaaagaaaatggaagttTTCCGGACATCCCATCTAGTGGAAGAAGCTTGCGGTCAGCACGAGTATCCAGGAAG GTACAGGATGTAAATGATGGTGAACATCCAGTATCAGATTCTGGTGCACTTACTCTGGAAAAGTTGCAAGAAGAGAATCGTGAGTTGAAGAAAAG ATtagagaagaaggaggaagaaataTTGGGAGAAGTATTGGAGGCACTGCAGTACGAGAAAGAGAGGTGTAAAGCTCTGGAAACTCAG CTTCGTGATGCAGGAAAAAAGATTGAAGACTTGAATAAGGAGCAAGAAAATCTAATCGACGTGTTCTCAGAAGAGAGGGATCGACGGGATGCTGAAGAAAAAAGTTTGAGAAAGAAGCTTCAG GATGCATCAAACACAATACAGGAGCTGCTTGACAAGGTAAGGCTCCTGGAAAAGAAGTCGTCTGCTAGATAG